The following proteins are co-located in the Alistipes sp. ZOR0009 genome:
- a CDS encoding adenosylcobalamin-dependent ribonucleoside-diphosphate reductase — protein MEAAKSAKVKVETTGEELKVYSYQDAVSAARDYFKGDDLAATVWVSKYALKDSFGKIYESNPDQMHWRIANELERVERKYPNPLTAAKIYEVLKEFKYVIPQGGPMTGIGNNMQVASLSNCFVIGQDNPADSYGGIIRMDEEQVQLMKRRGGVGHDLSHIRPTGSPVLNSALTSTGVVPFMERYSNSTREVAQDGRRGALMLSISIKHPDAERFIDAKMETGKVTGANVSVKIDDEFMKCIQTGKKYVQQYPIGAKEPKYRVEIDAQKLWKKIVHNAWKSAEPGILFWDTIIRESVPDSYADLGYRTVSTNPCGEIPLCPYDSCRLLAINLYSYVENPFTPKAKFDYELFKRHVIIAMRMMDDIIDLELEKIDAIVDKINKDPEDEEIKFVERNLWEKIRVKAINGRRTGLGITAEGDMLAALGIRYGSEEATDFAENIQRMLAIEAYRSSVIMARERGKFPIYDTKREANNPFINRLKEAEPALYKEMTEVGRRNIALLTIAPTGTTSLMTQTTSGIEPVFLPVYKRRRKVNPNDQDVVVTFIDDVGDSWEEYYVFHHKFITWLEINGYNVEAVKQYDDDQMQEIIAKSPYHMATSNDVNWVNKVKMQGRIQQWVDHSISVTVNLPSDVTEDLVSKVYKTAWESGCKGVTVYRDGSRAGVLVSSKKEKKENSAEFPSKRPQSLEAEVIRFKNNDEQWIAFVGIINNRPYEIFTGIVDEEVRPIPKTITKGKIIKVKDEKGSRYDFQYVDKFGYTNTLGGISHMFNKEYWNYAKLISGVLRNGMPINDIVNLVTSLRLDSDTINSWRSGVERALKRFIPNGTKAKKGAKCPECGAETLIYQEGCLICTSCGTSKCG, from the coding sequence ATGGAAGCAGCCAAGTCAGCAAAAGTTAAGGTGGAAACGACAGGTGAAGAGTTGAAGGTTTACTCTTACCAAGACGCCGTTTCTGCAGCTAGGGATTATTTTAAGGGGGACGATCTTGCAGCAACTGTATGGGTAAGCAAGTACGCGCTTAAAGATTCTTTCGGTAAAATTTACGAAAGCAACCCCGATCAAATGCACTGGCGTATTGCCAACGAGTTGGAGAGAGTTGAAAGGAAGTATCCCAACCCGCTAACGGCAGCCAAGATTTATGAGGTCCTAAAGGAGTTCAAGTACGTTATTCCTCAAGGAGGCCCCATGACAGGTATTGGCAACAACATGCAGGTAGCATCGCTATCTAACTGTTTTGTTATTGGCCAAGACAATCCAGCCGACTCGTATGGTGGCATCATCCGCATGGATGAAGAGCAGGTACAGCTCATGAAGCGCCGTGGTGGAGTTGGTCACGACTTGTCGCACATTCGCCCCACCGGAAGCCCTGTACTCAACAGCGCGCTTACCTCTACTGGCGTTGTTCCGTTTATGGAGCGCTACTCCAACTCTACCCGCGAGGTAGCTCAGGATGGCCGCCGTGGTGCCCTAATGCTTAGTATCTCGATTAAACATCCCGATGCCGAGCGCTTTATCGATGCTAAGATGGAAACTGGAAAGGTTACAGGTGCCAACGTATCGGTAAAGATTGACGACGAGTTCATGAAATGCATCCAAACAGGCAAAAAGTACGTACAGCAGTACCCTATTGGTGCAAAAGAACCAAAGTATAGAGTCGAAATCGACGCCCAAAAACTTTGGAAAAAGATTGTTCACAACGCTTGGAAATCGGCCGAACCAGGTATTCTTTTCTGGGATACCATCATTCGCGAATCGGTGCCAGACAGCTACGCTGATCTTGGATACCGCACCGTATCTACCAACCCTTGTGGCGAGATTCCTCTTTGTCCCTACGATAGCTGCCGCCTGTTGGCCATCAACCTGTACAGCTACGTCGAAAACCCATTCACGCCTAAGGCAAAGTTCGACTACGAGCTGTTCAAGCGCCACGTGATTATCGCCATGCGCATGATGGACGACATCATCGATCTTGAATTGGAGAAGATTGATGCTATTGTTGACAAGATCAACAAGGACCCAGAGGATGAAGAGATCAAGTTTGTAGAGCGTAATCTTTGGGAAAAAATACGTGTTAAGGCAATAAACGGACGTCGTACAGGGTTAGGCATCACCGCCGAAGGCGATATGCTTGCCGCTCTTGGCATTCGCTACGGCAGCGAAGAGGCTACCGATTTTGCCGAAAACATCCAGCGCATGCTGGCCATCGAGGCCTACCGCTCGTCGGTGATTATGGCTCGTGAACGCGGAAAATTCCCTATTTACGATACCAAACGTGAGGCTAACAACCCATTCATCAACCGTCTGAAGGAAGCAGAACCTGCCCTTTACAAGGAGATGACTGAAGTTGGACGTCGTAACATTGCCCTACTAACGATTGCTCCTACAGGAACGACCAGCCTTATGACCCAAACAACGTCGGGCATCGAGCCGGTATTCCTACCTGTATATAAGCGCCGCCGCAAGGTTAACCCTAACGACCAAGATGTGGTTGTTACCTTTATCGATGACGTAGGCGACTCGTGGGAAGAATACTACGTATTCCACCACAAGTTCATTACTTGGCTAGAAATTAACGGCTACAACGTAGAGGCTGTAAAGCAGTACGATGACGATCAAATGCAGGAAATTATCGCCAAGTCGCCCTACCACATGGCAACCTCTAACGACGTAAACTGGGTTAATAAGGTGAAGATGCAGGGCCGTATCCAGCAATGGGTAGACCACTCCATCAGCGTTACCGTAAATCTACCCTCCGATGTTACCGAAGATCTCGTATCAAAGGTTTACAAAACGGCCTGGGAAAGCGGCTGTAAGGGAGTTACCGTTTACCGTGACGGCTCGCGAGCAGGCGTGCTAGTATCAAGCAAAAAAGAGAAGAAGGAGAATAGCGCCGAATTCCCTAGCAAGCGACCTCAATCGCTAGAAGCTGAAGTTATCCGCTTTAAGAATAACGACGAGCAGTGGATTGCCTTTGTGGGAATCATCAACAACCGTCCTTACGAGATATTTACAGGTATTGTAGACGAGGAGGTTCGCCCAATTCCGAAAACCATTACCAAGGGTAAAATTATTAAGGTTAAGGATGAAAAGGGAAGCCGCTACGACTTTCAGTACGTTGATAAATTTGGCTACACCAACACTCTTGGCGGCATATCGCATATGTTCAACAAGGAGTACTGGAACTACGCCAAGCTAATTTCGGGTGTGCTACGCAACGGAATGCCTATTAACGACATCGTTAACCTCGTTACTTCGCTCCGATTGGATAGCGACACCATCAACTCGTGGAGAAGCGGTGTAGAGCGTGCCCTAAAGCGCTTTATCCCCAACGGAACCAAAGCAAAAAAAGGTGCGAAGTGCCCAGAATGCGGTGCTGAAACCCTGATATACCAGGAAGGATGCCTTATTTGCACCTCTTGCGGAACATCTAAGTGCGGATAG